A stretch of the Massilia sp. W12 genome encodes the following:
- the nirB gene encoding nitrite reductase large subunit NirB, which yields MQKQKLVLVGNGMAGVRTLEELLALAPDRYEITVFGAEPHPNYNRIQLSPVLAGEKSLDEIIINDWDWYKQHGLTLHTGCKVQQIARHAKHVIDEQGRVTPYDKLILATGSQAFMLPLPGADLSGVQAYRDIADTERMIAAAAQYKQAVVIGGGLLGLEAANGLRNRGMEVSVVHLPDWLMERQLDADAARLLQAELEQRGIRFLLKRQSAALLGDEDGRVRALRFADGEEVAAQLVVMAVGIRPDEALAKSAGLECARGVVVNDVLQTSDPDIYAVGECANHRGTAYGLVAPLYDMAKVCARHLADQDGAFAAVQLSTRLKVTGVDLFSAGDFMGGEGSEEIILRDAAAGVYKRLVLRDERLVGACLYGDTADAAWYLRLMKEQAPIADVRPYLMFGEQAGQAQGGQADPIAAAAAMPDQAEVCGCNGVCKGQIVEVIKQRGLHSLEEVRKHSKASASCGSCSGLVQNILCATLGQSAAAPKRKSLCGCTSLGHGEVREAIVQQKLLSLSQVMQTLGWSTPSGCATCRPALNYYLISSWPHEAKDDPQSRAINERAHANIQKDGRYSVVPRMWGGMTSSAQLRKIADVVDQFQIPAVKVTGGQRIDLLGVRKADLPAVWQALDMPSGAAYAKGLRTVKTCVGSEWCRFGTQDSTAMGQQLEHTLNLMSAPHKVKLAVSGCPRNCAEAGIKDVGVVGVDSGWEIYIGGNGGIKTEVAQLLVKVKSAQEVMEYSGAFLQLYREQGWYLERTVHYLARVGLEFIKQQVVQDAANRAALYARLLYALEGAADPWLQPEQAGVDLRQFNSLQGTEVEYAKLA from the coding sequence ATGCAAAAGCAAAAACTGGTATTGGTGGGGAATGGCATGGCCGGGGTGCGCACCCTGGAAGAATTATTGGCGCTGGCGCCGGATCGCTATGAGATCACAGTGTTTGGCGCCGAGCCGCACCCGAATTACAACCGGATTCAACTCTCGCCGGTGTTAGCCGGTGAAAAATCCCTCGATGAAATCATCATCAACGATTGGGACTGGTACAAGCAGCATGGTTTGACCCTGCACACCGGCTGCAAAGTGCAGCAGATTGCACGCCACGCCAAGCATGTGATTGACGAACAGGGACGTGTCACCCCGTATGACAAATTGATTTTGGCGACTGGCTCACAAGCGTTCATGCTGCCGCTGCCGGGCGCCGATTTGTCAGGGGTGCAGGCGTATCGCGATATCGCTGACACTGAGCGCATGATTGCCGCCGCCGCGCAATACAAGCAGGCGGTGGTGATTGGCGGCGGTTTGCTGGGCTTGGAAGCGGCCAACGGTTTGCGTAATCGCGGCATGGAGGTCAGCGTGGTGCATTTGCCGGATTGGTTAATGGAGCGCCAGCTCGACGCCGACGCCGCGCGCCTGTTGCAAGCGGAACTGGAGCAGCGCGGCATCCGCTTTTTGCTCAAACGCCAATCCGCCGCCTTGCTCGGCGATGAAGATGGGCGTGTGCGTGCGCTGCGCTTTGCCGATGGCGAAGAAGTGGCGGCGCAATTGGTGGTGATGGCGGTTGGCATCCGTCCTGACGAAGCCTTGGCCAAAAGCGCCGGGCTGGAATGCGCGCGCGGGGTGGTGGTGAATGATGTTTTGCAGACCAGCGACCCGGATATTTATGCGGTGGGCGAGTGCGCCAATCATCGCGGCACAGCATATGGCTTAGTCGCCCCGCTGTACGATATGGCCAAGGTGTGTGCGCGCCATCTGGCGGATCAGGATGGCGCTTTTGCCGCCGTGCAGCTTTCAACCCGCTTGAAAGTGACAGGCGTGGATTTGTTTTCCGCTGGCGACTTCATGGGCGGCGAAGGCAGCGAGGAAATTATTTTGCGCGACGCCGCAGCCGGCGTGTATAAGCGTCTGGTGTTGCGCGATGAGCGCCTGGTGGGGGCCTGTCTGTATGGCGATACTGCCGATGCGGCCTGGTATTTGCGCTTGATGAAAGAACAGGCGCCAATCGCCGATGTGCGTCCCTATCTGATGTTTGGCGAGCAGGCCGGCCAGGCCCAAGGCGGCCAGGCTGATCCGATTGCCGCTGCCGCCGCGATGCCCGATCAAGCCGAGGTGTGCGGCTGCAATGGCGTGTGCAAAGGCCAGATTGTGGAGGTGATCAAGCAGCGCGGCTTGCACAGCCTGGAAGAAGTGCGCAAGCACAGCAAGGCATCCGCTTCCTGCGGTTCGTGCAGCGGGCTGGTGCAAAATATTCTGTGCGCCACGCTGGGGCAGTCAGCTGCGGCGCCGAAACGCAAGAGTCTGTGCGGCTGCACCAGTCTGGGCCATGGCGAGGTGCGTGAGGCGATTGTCCAGCAGAAGTTATTGAGTCTGTCACAAGTCATGCAAACGCTGGGCTGGAGCACGCCCAGCGGCTGCGCCACCTGTCGCCCGGCTTTGAACTATTACCTGATTTCGAGCTGGCCGCATGAGGCCAAAGATGATCCGCAATCGCGCGCCATCAATGAGCGCGCGCATGCAAATATCCAAAAAGACGGGCGCTATTCGGTGGTGCCGCGTATGTGGGGCGGCATGACGTCCAGCGCGCAGCTGCGCAAAATCGCCGATGTGGTTGACCAATTCCAGATCCCGGCGGTGAAAGTGACAGGCGGGCAGCGCATTGATTTGCTTGGCGTGCGCAAGGCGGATTTGCCGGCAGTCTGGCAGGCGCTGGATATGCCTTCCGGCGCGGCCTACGCCAAGGGCTTGCGCACCGTCAAAACCTGTGTCGGCAGCGAATGGTGCCGCTTTGGCACGCAAGATTCCACCGCCATGGGGCAGCAACTCGAACACACCCTGAATTTGATGTCGGCCCCGCACAAGGTCAAGCTGGCGGTTTCCGGCTGTCCGCGCAATTGCGCCGAGGCCGGCATTAAAGATGTCGGGGTGGTGGGGGTGGATTCGGGCTGGGAAATTTATATCGGCGGCAATGGCGGCATCAAAACCGAAGTCGCGCAACTGCTGGTCAAGGTCAAAAGCGCGCAGGAAGTGATGGAATACAGCGGCGCTTTCTTGCAACTTTATCGCGAGCAGGGCTGGTATCTGGAGCGCACCGTGCATTATCTGGCGCGCGTCGGGCTGGAATTCATCAAGCAGCAAGTGGTGCAGGACGCGGCCAATCGCGCCGCCTTGTACGCGCGCCTGCTGTATGCGTTGGAAGGGGCGGCCGATCCCTGGTTGCAACCGGAGCAGGCCGGGGTCGATTTACGGCAATTTAATTCCTTGCAAGGGACGGAGGTGGAATATGCAAAACTGGCTTGA
- a CDS encoding DNA topoisomerase IV subunit B: MATKKTTTTDYSEASIKVLKGLEPVKQRPGMYTRTENPLHIIQEVIDNASDEALGGHCKHIQVTLHADGALSVEDDGRGIPVGLHPEEGVPTVEIVFTRLHAGGKFDKGSGGAYAFSGGLHGVGVSVTNALSSRLEIMVWRKDEAGNGLHQIAFAHGDVVSPLQSQPAPRDGKKSGTRVTVWPDAKYFDSAVIPLAELQRLLRSKAVLLPGVKVSLINQKSGDTQSWQYDQGLRGYLQEELAQHGNSQLLIPLFEGEQYANADAEGFAEGEGAAWVVAWTEDGGVVRESYVNLIPTPNGGTHESGLREGLFGAVKSFVELHSLLPKGVKLLPEDVFARTSFVLSAKVLDPQFQGQIKEKLNSRDAVRLVSTCCRPQLELWLNQHVEYGKKLAELAIRQAQSRMRSLQKVEKKKSSGVAVLPGKLTDCESSDISRNELFLVEGDSAGGSAKMGRDKEFQAILPLRGKVLNSWETERERLFANNEIHDIAVAIGVDPHGPQDEIDLSGLRYGKICILSDADVDGSHIQVLLLTLFFRHFPQLIARGNIWVARPPLYRVDAPARGKKPIQKLYALDDGELTAIEDKLRKDGLKEGSWSISRFKGLGEMNAEQLWETTMNPDTRRLLPVALGEFGFDASMARFNMLMGKGESQARRSWLEEHGDEVEADI; this comes from the coding sequence ATGGCTACCAAAAAAACCACCACGACCGACTATAGTGAAGCCTCAATCAAGGTGCTCAAGGGTTTGGAACCCGTCAAGCAGCGCCCTGGTATGTACACCCGCACGGAAAATCCGCTGCATATTATTCAAGAAGTGATCGACAATGCTTCCGATGAAGCCTTGGGCGGTCATTGCAAACATATTCAAGTCACGCTGCACGCGGATGGCGCGCTCAGCGTGGAAGACGATGGGCGCGGGATTCCGGTCGGCCTGCACCCGGAGGAAGGCGTGCCCACCGTGGAAATCGTGTTCACCCGGCTGCACGCCGGCGGTAAATTCGATAAGGGTTCCGGCGGCGCATATGCCTTTTCCGGCGGTCTGCACGGGGTCGGCGTGTCGGTCACGAATGCGCTTTCCTCGCGTTTGGAAATCATGGTCTGGCGCAAGGATGAGGCCGGCAACGGCTTGCACCAGATCGCGTTTGCGCATGGCGATGTGGTCAGCCCGCTGCAATCCCAGCCGGCCCCGCGCGATGGCAAAAAATCCGGCACCCGCGTCACCGTCTGGCCGGACGCCAAATATTTTGACTCTGCTGTAATCCCGCTGGCTGAATTGCAGCGCCTCTTGCGCAGCAAAGCAGTCTTGCTGCCGGGCGTGAAAGTCAGCCTGATCAATCAAAAAAGCGGCGACACCCAAAGCTGGCAATACGACCAAGGCTTGCGCGGCTATCTGCAGGAAGAATTGGCGCAGCATGGCAACAGCCAGCTTTTGATTCCCCTGTTTGAAGGCGAGCAATACGCCAATGCCGACGCCGAAGGCTTCGCCGAGGGCGAAGGCGCGGCCTGGGTGGTGGCCTGGACTGAAGATGGCGGCGTGGTGCGCGAGTCGTATGTGAATCTGATCCCGACGCCAAATGGCGGCACCCATGAATCAGGCTTGCGCGAAGGTTTGTTCGGCGCGGTGAAAAGCTTTGTCGAATTGCATTCGCTCTTGCCCAAGGGCGTCAAGCTGCTGCCGGAAGATGTGTTTGCGCGCACCTCCTTTGTGCTCTCGGCCAAGGTGCTCGATCCGCAATTCCAGGGCCAGATCAAGGAAAAACTCAATTCGCGCGATGCGGTGCGCTTAGTCTCCACCTGCTGCCGTCCGCAGCTCGAATTATGGCTCAATCAGCATGTGGAATATGGCAAAAAGCTGGCTGAGTTGGCGATCCGCCAGGCGCAAAGCCGCATGCGCAGCCTGCAAAAAGTCGAAAAGAAAAAATCCTCCGGGGTGGCGGTGTTGCCGGGCAAGCTGACTGATTGCGAATCTTCAGATATCTCGCGCAATGAATTATTCCTGGTCGAGGGCGATTCCGCCGGCGGTTCGGCCAAGATGGGGCGCGATAAAGAATTCCAGGCGATTTTGCCCCTGCGCGGCAAAGTCTTGAATTCCTGGGAAACCGAGCGCGAGCGCCTGTTTGCGAATAATGAAATCCACGATATCGCGGTGGCCATCGGGGTCGATCCGCATGGGCCGCAGGATGAAATCGATTTGTCCGGCCTGCGCTACGGCAAAATTTGCATCCTCTCTGATGCGGACGTGGACGGCTCGCATATCCAAGTGCTGCTCTTGACCCTGTTTTTCCGCCATTTCCCGCAATTGATTGCGCGCGGCAATATCTGGGTGGCGCGCCCGCCGCTGTACCGGGTGGATGCGCCGGCGCGCGGCAAAAAACCGATTCAAAAACTGTACGCGCTGGATGATGGCGAATTGACCGCAATTGAAGACAAATTGCGCAAAGACGGTTTAAAAGAAGGCAGTTGGAGCATTTCCCGCTTCAAAGGCCTGGGTGAAATGAATGCTGAACAGCTGTGGGAAACCACCATGAACCCGGACACGCGCCGCCTCTTGCCGGTGGCTTTAGGGGAATTCGGTTTTGACGCTTCGATGGCGCGCTTCAATATGTTAATGGGCAAGGGCGAGTCGCAAGCGCGCCGCTCCTGGCTGGAAGAGCACGGCGACGAAGTGGAAGCGGATATTTGA
- the nirD gene encoding nitrite reductase small subunit NirD codes for MQNWLEVGSLEHIPLQGARVVEYADLPPLALFRTADDQVYALLDRCPHQGGPLSQGMVFADSVSCPLHNWQIDLKSGQAHAPDVGCTPVVALKLMAGQVYVDAHSWRAAASAAHKMACPQHGAARSMPLRIYSM; via the coding sequence ATGCAAAACTGGCTTGAAGTGGGCAGCCTGGAACACATCCCGCTGCAGGGCGCGCGCGTGGTCGAATATGCAGACTTACCGCCCTTGGCGCTGTTTCGCACGGCTGACGATCAGGTGTATGCCCTGCTTGACCGTTGTCCGCACCAGGGCGGCCCCTTGTCGCAAGGCATGGTTTTCGCTGATTCGGTTTCCTGTCCCTTGCATAATTGGCAGATTGATCTGAAAAGCGGCCAGGCGCATGCGCCGGATGTCGGCTGCACGCCGGTGGTGGCGCTGAAATTGATGGCCGGCCAGGTCTATGTGGATGCGCACAGCTGGCGCGCGGCGGCCAGTGCGGCGCACAAGATGGCATGCCCGCAACACGGGGCCGCGCGCAGCATGCCGCTGCGTATTTACAGTATGTGA
- a CDS encoding bifunctional protein-serine/threonine kinase/phosphatase has protein sequence MQLQLAAGFSTECGPRKANEDFVGMVTPLPPVCASKGVLAALADGVGGHAGGRQAAEYTVRGLLTDYYATSDTWSVQHALDKVIQALNQWLQHQGSQNAELSGMACTLSCLCLRARSYHFAHVGDSRIYLLRGETLSCLTQDHVWEQPHMRHVLSRAIGLDRRILIDHGHGDLQQGDTFILVSDGVWGALPPYVWLDLPQLQGISGDAQAQAAAQALTAAALAAGGRDNASAIVLCVQSLGAPDLQESVSRLQWLPPPPVLQIGETIDGMQVLACLQHSAHSLVYQVQDGAGRLLVLKTLPEAAANAAARQALAQEEWLARRVVARFFPQVIDAPERHWLYWLCTWHAGRSLQQWQDEGRHWTIPEMLRLAILGTRALGALHRRGITHCDIKPDNLHLGEDGELRILDLGIALCEAMPAGAAPQERPAGTPSYLAPEMFAGATHGRQSDLYAFGVTLYYLLTRHYPYGEVEAFQRPQFGAPTAPARYRPEIPVWLEHVILKAVAADPAARFETAEELLLALEGGAAHPLPAPRALPLLKRAPLAFWQALALAAIVLNLYLLWRG, from the coding sequence ATGCAATTACAACTGGCGGCAGGCTTTTCCACGGAATGCGGGCCACGCAAGGCCAACGAAGATTTCGTTGGCATGGTGACGCCGCTGCCGCCGGTCTGCGCCAGCAAGGGGGTGTTGGCGGCCCTGGCCGATGGCGTCGGCGGCCACGCCGGCGGCCGTCAGGCGGCGGAGTACACGGTGCGCGGTCTGCTCACTGATTACTACGCCACCTCCGACACCTGGAGCGTGCAACACGCTTTGGACAAAGTGATTCAAGCGCTCAATCAATGGCTGCAGCATCAGGGCAGCCAGAATGCGGAATTGAGCGGTATGGCCTGCACCCTGAGCTGCCTGTGTCTGCGCGCACGCAGCTATCATTTTGCGCATGTCGGCGACAGCCGGATTTATCTCTTGCGCGGCGAAACTCTAAGCTGTTTAACCCAAGACCATGTGTGGGAACAGCCGCATATGCGGCATGTGCTGTCACGCGCCATCGGCCTTGACCGGCGCATTTTGATCGACCACGGCCATGGCGATTTGCAGCAGGGCGACACCTTCATCCTGGTCAGCGATGGCGTGTGGGGCGCGCTGCCGCCCTATGTCTGGCTGGACTTGCCGCAACTGCAGGGCATCAGCGGCGATGCGCAAGCGCAGGCGGCGGCGCAAGCCTTGACCGCCGCCGCCCTGGCCGCCGGCGGGCGCGATAACGCCAGCGCGATTGTGCTGTGCGTGCAAAGCCTGGGCGCGCCGGACTTGCAGGAAAGCGTCAGCCGCCTGCAATGGCTGCCGCCGCCGCCCGTGCTGCAAATTGGCGAGACAATTGACGGCATGCAAGTGCTGGCCTGTTTGCAACACAGCGCGCACAGCCTGGTGTATCAGGTGCAGGATGGGGCCGGACGGCTGCTGGTCTTAAAAACCCTGCCAGAAGCCGCCGCCAACGCCGCCGCGCGCCAGGCGCTGGCGCAAGAAGAATGGCTGGCGCGGCGCGTGGTGGCGCGCTTCTTCCCGCAAGTGATCGACGCCCCGGAGCGCCATTGGCTGTACTGGCTGTGCACCTGGCATGCCGGGCGCAGCCTGCAGCAATGGCAGGATGAGGGGCGGCACTGGACGATTCCTGAAATGTTGCGGCTGGCGATCTTAGGCACGCGCGCGCTCGGCGCCTTGCACCGGCGCGGGATTACCCATTGCGATATCAAGCCGGACAATTTGCATCTGGGCGAGGATGGCGAATTGCGCATTCTGGATTTGGGCATTGCGCTGTGTGAAGCGATGCCCGCCGGGGCGGCGCCGCAAGAACGTCCGGCCGGCACGCCCAGCTATCTGGCCCCGGAAATGTTCGCCGGCGCCACCCATGGCCGGCAAAGCGATCTCTATGCCTTTGGCGTGACCCTGTATTACTTGCTGACGCGGCATTACCCGTATGGCGAAGTCGAAGCCTTCCAGCGCCCGCAATTCGGCGCGCCGACTGCGCCGGCGCGCTACCGGCCCGAGATTCCCGTTTGGCTGGAGCATGTGATCTTAAAAGCCGTGGCGGCAGACCCGGCGGCGCGCTTTGAGACGGCGGAAGAATTGCTGTTGGCGCTCGAAGGCGGCGCCGCCCACCCCCTGCCCGCCCCGCGCGCCCTGCCCTTGCTCAAACGCGCCCCGCTGGCGTTTTGGCAAGCGCTGGCCTTGGCGGCGATTGTGTTGAATTTGTATTTGTTGTGGCGTGGCTGA
- a CDS encoding nitrate/nitrite transporter has product MSSPASTSFWRAGHLPTLFAAFFYFDLSFMVWVLLGPLAVLIAKDLALDPAQKGLMVATPLLAGALLRLVMGLLVDRLQPKKAGIIGQLIVIAAMFWAWQSDMRSFHNLLILGGLLGVAGASFAVALPMASRWYPPQHQGKALGIAGAGNSGTVFAALFAPALGLAWGWQNVFGWCLIPLGLALLVFIFMAKDAPDAPPPKPLSAYLSVLRENDAWWFMFFYSVTFGGFSGLASSLTIYFNGQYGLAPVTAGYFTAACVFAGSLVRPLGGWLADRHGGIRTLGVMYMIAACALFLVSFGLPQASQALLCFVLAMLALGAGNGAVFQLAPQRFRQEIGIITGLVGMAGGIGGFYLASSLGWSRQLSGSYQVGFIIFALLAVFALFGLSLVKQRWRTTWGSSAVTNARI; this is encoded by the coding sequence ATGAGCAGTCCTGCATCGACAAGTTTTTGGCGCGCCGGGCATCTGCCGACGCTGTTTGCCGCATTCTTTTACTTCGATTTGAGCTTCATGGTTTGGGTATTGCTGGGGCCTTTAGCGGTCTTGATCGCCAAAGATCTGGCGCTCGATCCGGCGCAAAAAGGGTTGATGGTGGCCACCCCGCTGCTGGCCGGCGCATTATTGCGTCTGGTGATGGGCTTGCTGGTGGATCGTCTGCAACCGAAAAAAGCCGGCATCATCGGCCAGCTGATTGTGATCGCCGCCATGTTCTGGGCCTGGCAATCGGATATGCGCTCGTTTCACAATCTCTTGATTCTGGGCGGTTTGCTGGGCGTGGCCGGGGCCTCGTTTGCGGTGGCTCTGCCGATGGCCTCGCGCTGGTATCCGCCGCAACACCAGGGTAAGGCTCTGGGCATTGCCGGGGCCGGCAATTCCGGCACCGTGTTCGCCGCCCTGTTCGCGCCGGCGCTGGGGCTGGCCTGGGGTTGGCAAAATGTGTTCGGCTGGTGCTTAATCCCCTTGGGCTTAGCGCTGCTGGTGTTTATCTTCATGGCCAAGGATGCGCCGGACGCGCCGCCGCCCAAACCGCTGTCCGCCTATTTGAGCGTTTTGCGCGAAAACGACGCCTGGTGGTTTATGTTTTTCTACAGCGTCACCTTTGGCGGCTTTTCCGGGCTGGCCAGTTCGCTGACGATTTATTTCAATGGCCAATATGGCTTAGCCCCGGTGACAGCAGGCTATTTCACCGCCGCCTGCGTCTTCGCCGGCTCCCTGGTGCGCCCGCTGGGCGGCTGGCTGGCCGACCGTCATGGCGGCATCCGCACCCTGGGTGTGATGTATATGATTGCCGCCTGCGCCCTGTTTTTGGTCAGCTTCGGTTTGCCGCAAGCCAGCCAAGCCCTGTTATGCTTTGTGCTGGCGATGTTAGCGCTGGGCGCGGGCAATGGCGCGGTGTTCCAATTGGCGCCGCAGCGCTTCCGTCAGGAGATCGGGATCATTACCGGCCTGGTCGGCATGGCGGGCGGGATCGGCGGCTTTTATCTGGCCTCCAGCCTGGGCTGGTCGCGCCAATTAAGCGGCAGCTATCAAGTCGGCTTCATCATTTTCGCCCTGCTGGCCGTGTTCGCCCTGTTTGGTTTGTCCCTGGTGAAACAGCGCTGGCGCACCACCTGGGGCAGCAGCGCGGTGACGAACGCCAGAATTTAA
- a CDS encoding molybdopterin-dependent oxidoreductase codes for MEAAGQIKEIKSACPYCGTGCGVLLKSDGRRILEVRGDPAHPANFGRLCGKGASLAAVSQAAQGARRLHTPLLRPARGAPLQEISWEQAYQIMTERMAQIWRVHGADAFGLYVSGQLLTEDYYVFNKLAKALLGTNNIDSNSRLCMSSAVAGYKQSLGADAPPCSYADLELADVVVIIGANPAWAHPVLYRRLEAARAARPEMKVIVIDPRRSDTAAEADLHLALLPGSDITLLNGILHLCCWEGWLDQAFIAQHTSGFAALREQLRDCTPALVAQRCGIAQDDLLQAARWIGQAALQDKRVLSLYCQGVNQSVQGVANNSAIINLHLALGQIGKPGAGPFSLTGQPNAMGGREVGAMANLASGHRNLGNHEEMAQIAAHWGLAAQDLPRQPGLTALQMFDAAAAGQLKMLWIACTNPAHSIPDQNRLRQALQTTPFVVVQEAMADVATLEYADLVLPAAAWGEKEGTLTNSERRISRVHAAIPAPGQALADWRIVCEVGRRLQQLLKPALPPLFAFDSGEAIWREHQALCAGRDLDISGLTYASLEQAPQQWPCPAPGQAQARLYQDGRFAHADGRARFIALTQAALPERCDAHYPFLLNTGRLRDQWHGMSRSGLLPAMFGHVEQACLQMARADMARRGWQDGQLVRVASRRGNLILPLQASDEVRSGQLFLPMHWGAEYLGGRQRNGAPVYGVNTLSLAAHDPVSRQPALKHAAVQLETVDLPWRMQIFAWDADAPALLAAVRPWLARFDYAACSLFGSAGSAGSAAEAHATGCGAGVRLWAGAASAPAWGSVQDLLALFGLLEGDILRYADPARGQARLVKLAGPRLQAAALLGDCAAADWLWPILRGRQDAPMPAWRLLGPQAPGGQPAPAAPMVCQCMQVSQAQLETLFSACPPDMDQAACLAHAQAQLQCGTACGSCVPQIKRMLGPRSKAAA; via the coding sequence ATGGAAGCAGCCGGCCAGATCAAAGAAATCAAAAGCGCCTGCCCGTATTGCGGCACAGGTTGCGGCGTGCTGCTGAAAAGCGATGGCCGCCGCATTCTGGAGGTGCGCGGCGACCCTGCGCACCCGGCCAATTTTGGCCGGCTGTGCGGCAAAGGCGCCAGCCTGGCCGCTGTCAGTCAGGCGGCGCAGGGCGCGCGCCGCTTGCACACGCCGCTGTTGCGTCCCGCACGCGGCGCGCCCTTGCAAGAGATTTCATGGGAGCAGGCGTATCAGATCATGACAGAGCGCATGGCGCAGATTTGGCGCGTGCATGGCGCGGATGCGTTTGGCCTGTATGTCTCCGGGCAATTGCTGACGGAAGATTATTATGTCTTCAATAAACTGGCGAAAGCCTTATTGGGGACAAACAATATCGATTCCAACTCGCGCCTGTGCATGTCCTCTGCCGTGGCCGGCTATAAGCAAAGCCTGGGCGCGGATGCGCCGCCCTGCAGCTACGCCGATCTTGAGTTGGCTGATGTGGTCGTCATCATCGGGGCCAATCCGGCCTGGGCGCACCCGGTTTTGTATCGCCGCCTGGAAGCGGCGCGCGCCGCGCGTCCTGAGATGAAGGTGATTGTGATCGATCCGCGCCGCAGCGATACCGCAGCCGAGGCCGATTTGCATCTGGCGCTCTTGCCCGGCAGCGATATCACCCTGTTAAACGGCATTTTGCATCTGTGTTGCTGGGAGGGCTGGCTGGATCAAGCCTTTATTGCACAGCACACCAGCGGCTTTGCCGCCTTGCGTGAACAGCTGCGCGACTGCACTCCGGCGCTGGTGGCGCAGCGCTGCGGTATTGCGCAGGATGATTTGTTGCAAGCCGCGCGCTGGATCGGCCAGGCCGCTTTGCAGGATAAACGTGTGCTGTCCCTGTATTGCCAGGGCGTGAATCAATCGGTGCAGGGGGTGGCGAATAACAGCGCGATTATCAATTTGCACCTGGCGCTGGGACAGATAGGCAAGCCGGGAGCCGGCCCGTTTTCACTCACCGGGCAGCCGAATGCGATGGGCGGGCGCGAAGTGGGCGCGATGGCGAATCTGGCCAGCGGTCACCGCAATCTGGGCAATCATGAAGAGATGGCGCAAATCGCCGCACACTGGGGGCTGGCGGCGCAGGATCTGCCGCGCCAGCCAGGCTTGACGGCGCTGCAAATGTTTGACGCCGCCGCCGCCGGCCAGCTCAAGATGCTGTGGATCGCCTGCACCAATCCGGCCCATTCCATCCCCGATCAAAACCGCTTGCGCCAGGCATTGCAAACAACGCCGTTTGTGGTGGTGCAAGAAGCCATGGCCGATGTCGCCACGCTGGAATATGCCGATCTGGTCTTGCCGGCTGCCGCCTGGGGCGAAAAAGAGGGCACCTTGACCAATTCTGAACGCCGCATCAGCCGCGTGCATGCGGCCATCCCGGCCCCGGGACAGGCGCTGGCGGATTGGCGGATTGTGTGTGAAGTCGGACGCCGCCTGCAGCAATTGTTGAAACCTGCTTTGCCGCCGCTGTTTGCGTTTGATTCCGGGGAGGCGATCTGGCGCGAACATCAAGCGCTGTGCGCCGGGCGCGATCTGGACATCAGCGGTTTGACTTACGCCAGCCTGGAGCAGGCCCCGCAGCAATGGCCTTGCCCGGCGCCGGGACAGGCGCAAGCGCGCTTGTATCAAGATGGCCGCTTTGCCCATGCTGACGGGCGCGCGCGCTTTATTGCACTCACTCAAGCGGCGCTGCCGGAGCGCTGCGACGCGCATTATCCTTTTCTCTTGAACACCGGGCGCCTGCGCGATCAATGGCATGGCATGAGCCGCAGCGGTTTGTTGCCGGCCATGTTTGGTCATGTCGAACAGGCGTGTTTGCAGATGGCGCGCGCGGATATGGCGCGGCGCGGCTGGCAGGATGGGCAATTGGTGCGCGTGGCGAGCCGGCGCGGCAATCTGATCTTGCCCTTGCAAGCCAGCGATGAGGTGCGCAGCGGCCAGCTGTTTTTGCCCATGCATTGGGGCGCGGAATATCTGGGCGGACGCCAGCGCAATGGCGCGCCAGTGTATGGCGTGAATACCTTGAGTCTGGCGGCGCATGATCCGGTGTCGCGCCAGCCGGCCTTAAAACATGCGGCGGTGCAATTGGAAACGGTGGATTTGCCCTGGCGTATGCAGATTTTTGCCTGGGATGCGGATGCGCCCGCGCTGCTGGCGGCTGTGCGCCCCTGGCTGGCGCGCTTTGATTACGCCGCTTGTTCACTGTTTGGCAGTGCTGGCAGTGCTGGCAGCGCTGCTGAGGCGCACGCCACAGGTTGCGGCGCCGGCGTGCGTCTGTGGGCGGGCGCCGCCAGCGCCCCGGCCTGGGGCAGTGTGCAGGATTTGCTGGCGCTGTTTGGTTTGCTGGAGGGCGATATCTTGCGCTACGCCGATCCGGCGCGCGGTCAGGCGCGGCTGGTGAAGTTGGCTGGGCCGCGCCTGCAGGCGGCAGCCTTGCTGGGCGATTGTGCGGCGGCTGACTGGCTGTGGCCGATTTTGCGCGGCCGGCAAGACGCGCCGATGCCGGCCTGGCGTCTGCTGGGGCCGCAAGCCCCTGGCGGGCAGCCAGCGCCTGCCGCGCCCATGGTGTGCCAGTGCATGCAAGTCAGTCAAGCGCAATTGGAAACGCTGTTTTCGGCCTGTCCGCCGGATATGGATCAGGCCGCCTGTCTGGCGCATGCGCAAGCGCAATTGCAATGCGGCACGGCATGCGGCTCTTGTGTGCCGCAGATCAAGCGCATGCTGGGGCCGCGCAGCAAGGCGGCGGCTTGA